A genomic stretch from Paraburkholderia aromaticivorans includes:
- the hsdR gene encoding EcoAI/FtnUII family type I restriction enzme subunit R, with protein sequence MNKKSLSERDICSKFISPAITAAGWDLNTQLLEEVALTSGRVVVRGNRAKRDEKTIRRADYVLYFKPGIPLAIVEAKDNNHTVRDGIQQALAYADMLDVPFAFSSNGDGFIWHDRTLHDGVLEREIGMDQFPSPADLWQRYLTWKGIGPEAEPVYAQDYYPGKPARYYQLNAVNRAIEAVTKGQSRILLVMATGTGKTYTAFQIIWRLWKARAAKRILFLADRNILVDQTRTNDFKPFAGAMTKIENREVDKSYEIYLSLYQAVTGTEETQNIYRQFSRDFFDLVVIDECHRGSAAEDSAWREILDYFSSATHLGLTATPKETAEVSNITYFGEPVYTYSLRQGIEDGFLAPYKVIRVDLDKDLGWRPTSGMVDTLGQLVEDRIYNQSDMNRSLVLTRRDEAVAKRITEFLHATDRMAKTIVFCEDIDHAARMRQALINANPDLAGANPKYVMQITGDNLEGKLELDNFINPRKDYPVIATTSRLMTTGVDAKTCKLVVLDRTIRSMTEFKQIIGRGTRIDEEYGKLWFTILDFKKATELFADPAFDGDPVVVFEPGPDEPVVPPEEEGDPVGDPTGNLDGEAGDMPIIIGGPDLPGTGRTRYVIDEVPVYVVNERVQYLGPDGRLITESLRDFTRIQIGKRFVSLDAFLQAWNDADRKQAIVAELEEQGILFDELAKEAGKDLDPFDLVCHIAFGQKPLTRRERAENVRKRDYFGKYGHTARQVLQALLEKYADDGIENLERPEVLRLAPLDQLGSPVELVQAFGGRAQYQAAIRELERSLYQ encoded by the coding sequence GTGAATAAAAAATCGCTTTCAGAACGCGACATCTGCAGCAAATTTATCTCGCCGGCGATCACTGCAGCCGGTTGGGACCTGAATACCCAGTTGCTGGAAGAAGTCGCGCTGACCAGCGGTCGCGTCGTCGTGCGGGGCAACAGGGCGAAGCGCGACGAAAAGACCATCCGGCGCGCGGACTACGTGCTGTATTTCAAGCCTGGTATTCCGCTCGCGATCGTCGAAGCAAAAGACAACAACCACACGGTGCGCGACGGCATCCAGCAGGCGCTTGCGTACGCCGACATGCTCGACGTTCCGTTCGCCTTTTCGAGCAACGGGGATGGCTTCATCTGGCATGACAGGACCCTGCATGACGGCGTGCTCGAACGCGAGATCGGGATGGACCAGTTTCCGTCGCCGGCGGATCTGTGGCAGCGCTACCTCACGTGGAAGGGCATCGGGCCGGAGGCGGAGCCGGTCTATGCGCAGGACTACTATCCCGGCAAGCCGGCGCGCTATTACCAGCTGAACGCGGTGAACCGCGCGATCGAGGCGGTCACGAAGGGGCAGTCGCGGATCCTGCTGGTGATGGCAACGGGCACCGGCAAGACCTATACGGCGTTCCAGATCATCTGGCGGCTGTGGAAGGCGCGGGCGGCGAAGCGCATCCTGTTCCTCGCCGATCGCAACATCCTGGTGGACCAGACCAGGACCAACGACTTCAAGCCGTTCGCCGGCGCGATGACCAAGATCGAGAATCGCGAGGTCGACAAGTCCTACGAGATCTACCTGTCGCTGTATCAGGCAGTGACTGGCACGGAAGAAACGCAGAACATTTACCGCCAGTTCAGCCGCGATTTCTTCGACCTCGTGGTGATCGACGAATGCCATCGCGGCAGTGCGGCCGAGGATTCGGCCTGGCGCGAGATCCTCGACTATTTCAGCTCGGCAACCCATCTCGGGCTGACCGCGACGCCAAAGGAAACCGCCGAGGTGTCGAACATCACCTACTTCGGTGAGCCGGTCTATACGTATTCGTTGCGGCAAGGCATCGAGGACGGCTTCCTGGCGCCGTACAAGGTGATCCGGGTCGATCTCGACAAGGACCTGGGCTGGCGACCGACCAGCGGGATGGTCGACACGCTGGGGCAGCTGGTCGAAGACCGGATCTACAACCAGTCCGACATGAACCGGTCGCTGGTGCTGACGCGCCGCGACGAAGCGGTCGCGAAACGCATCACCGAATTCCTGCATGCGACCGACCGGATGGCGAAGACCATTGTGTTCTGCGAGGACATCGACCACGCGGCCCGGATGCGCCAGGCGCTGATCAACGCGAACCCCGACCTGGCGGGCGCCAATCCGAAGTACGTGATGCAGATCACCGGCGACAACCTGGAAGGCAAGCTCGAGCTCGACAACTTCATCAATCCCCGCAAGGACTATCCGGTGATTGCCACCACGTCGCGCCTCATGACGACTGGCGTCGATGCGAAGACCTGCAAGCTCGTCGTACTCGATCGTACGATCAGGTCGATGACCGAGTTCAAGCAGATCATCGGCCGCGGCACGCGCATCGACGAGGAGTACGGCAAGCTGTGGTTTACCATTCTGGACTTCAAGAAGGCCACCGAACTGTTTGCCGACCCGGCCTTTGACGGCGATCCGGTCGTGGTGTTCGAACCCGGGCCGGACGAACCCGTCGTTCCGCCGGAAGAGGAGGGCGATCCGGTGGGCGACCCCACTGGCAATCTGGACGGAGAGGCCGGCGACATGCCAATTATTATCGGTGGGCCTGACTTGCCAGGTACTGGCCGGACCAGGTACGTGATTGACGAAGTGCCCGTGTATGTCGTCAATGAGCGGGTCCAGTATCTGGGCCCCGACGGCAGGCTGATCACGGAGTCGCTGCGCGACTTCACGCGGATCCAGATCGGCAAGCGCTTCGTGTCGCTCGACGCGTTCCTGCAGGCCTGGAACGATGCCGACAGGAAGCAGGCGATCGTCGCCGAGCTCGAGGAACAGGGCATCCTGTTCGACGAACTGGCGAAAGAGGCCGGCAAGGATCTCGACCCGTTCGACCTGGTTTGCCATATCGCGTTTGGCCAGAAGCCGCTGACCCGGCGGGAACGCGCCGAGAACGTCAGGAAGCGCGACTATTTCGGCAAGTATGGCCACACCGCGCGACAGGTGCTGCAGGCGCTGCTCGAGAAATATGCGGACGACGGCATTGAAAACCTCGAACGCCCCGAGGTACTGCGGCTCGCGCCGCTCGACCAGCTCGGCTCGCCGGTCGAGCTGGTTCAGGCGTTCGGCGGCCGGGCCCAGTATCAGGCTGCGATCCGCGAGCTCGAACGCTCGCTCTATCAATAA
- a CDS encoding ParA family protein produces MPTIVFVSPKGGAGKTTSALVLAEQIARSVPITVIDADPNHPIKTWADGPNTPANLTVVSNADEENVIDVIEEAASRTPFVLVDLEGTAAKIVLLAVSQADLVIVPTQGSQLDAAQASRALRVIKQQEKMSRRAVPYGVLITRTNPAIRTRTTSYLANAFREAGINLFETELHEREAFKALFAFNQPLSHLDPKDVSNVDKAVANAEAYATEVIELLRRASQPQEAA; encoded by the coding sequence ATGCCCACCATTGTTTTCGTCAGCCCGAAGGGCGGCGCCGGAAAAACCACTTCGGCGCTCGTCCTCGCGGAGCAAATCGCGCGCTCGGTGCCCATCACGGTCATCGACGCGGATCCGAACCATCCCATCAAGACGTGGGCGGACGGTCCGAACACTCCAGCGAATCTGACCGTCGTGTCGAACGCCGATGAGGAGAACGTGATCGATGTGATCGAGGAAGCGGCCTCACGCACGCCGTTCGTCCTCGTCGACCTTGAGGGCACTGCCGCGAAGATCGTGCTGTTGGCCGTCAGTCAGGCAGACCTTGTGATCGTTCCGACACAGGGGTCACAGCTGGACGCCGCGCAGGCGTCGCGCGCTCTGCGCGTGATTAAGCAGCAAGAGAAAATGTCCCGGCGAGCCGTGCCGTACGGTGTGCTCATCACGCGCACTAACCCGGCAATCCGCACACGCACGACATCGTATCTGGCGAATGCTTTCCGCGAGGCAGGCATCAACTTGTTCGAGACTGAACTCCATGAGCGCGAGGCTTTCAAGGCTCTTTTTGCCTTCAATCAGCCGCTGTCCCACCTAGATCCGAAAGACGTCAGCAACGTCGACAAGGCTGTGGCGAACGCTGAGGCATATGCGACCGAAGTGATTGAGCTGCTGCGCCGCGCAAGCCAGCCGCAGGAGGCAGCATGA
- a CDS encoding type I restriction-modification system subunit M, with translation MTISSTFIKSVQDIMRQDAGVDGDAQRISQLTWLLFLKIFDDQETELELMRDAYRSPLPERLRWRNWAADPEGITGDELLAFVNADLFPSLKALNADPQRNARGFVAREVFSDAYNYMKSGQLLRQVINRINEIDFNNRADRHLFNDLYERILKDLQSAGNAGEFYTPRAVTQFMVDQVNPRLGERILDPACGTGGFLACALEHLKTQRRSVEDDVVVQNAINGVEKKQLPHLLCVTNMMLHGIEVPSLIRHDNTLARPLADYGTRDMVDVILTNPPFGGTEEPGIEGNFPADVRTRETADLFLVLIIELLRHNGRAAVVLPDGTLFGEGVKTRIKEKLLTECNLHTIVRLPNGVFAPYTGIKTNLLFFTKGTPTREVWYYEHPYPTGYKSYSKTKPIRIEEFATEKAWWGSETDGFASRVENEFAWKVDIATLRTSGYNLDQKNPHKADEISHDPDELLAQYQRLTSEAQALRDQLKGILANALEGQA, from the coding sequence ATGACAATCAGCTCCACCTTCATCAAGTCCGTGCAGGACATCATGCGCCAGGACGCTGGCGTCGACGGCGACGCACAGCGCATCTCGCAGCTGACCTGGCTGCTGTTCCTGAAGATTTTCGACGACCAGGAAACCGAGCTCGAACTGATGCGCGACGCCTACCGGTCGCCGCTGCCCGAGCGGCTGCGCTGGCGCAACTGGGCGGCTGACCCGGAGGGGATCACCGGCGATGAACTGCTGGCATTCGTGAACGCTGACCTGTTCCCGTCGCTCAAGGCGCTCAATGCGGATCCGCAGCGCAATGCGCGTGGCTTCGTGGCCCGCGAGGTGTTCAGCGACGCGTACAACTACATGAAGTCCGGTCAGCTGCTGCGCCAGGTGATCAACCGGATCAACGAGATCGACTTCAACAATCGCGCGGACCGTCACCTGTTCAACGACCTGTATGAGCGGATCCTGAAGGACCTGCAGAGCGCGGGCAACGCCGGCGAATTCTATACGCCGCGGGCGGTCACGCAGTTCATGGTCGACCAGGTCAACCCGCGGCTCGGCGAGCGCATCCTCGATCCGGCGTGCGGCACCGGCGGTTTTCTGGCGTGCGCGCTCGAACATCTGAAAACGCAGCGCAGGAGCGTCGAGGACGACGTCGTGGTGCAGAACGCGATCAACGGTGTCGAAAAGAAGCAGCTGCCGCATTTGCTGTGCGTCACGAACATGATGCTGCACGGCATTGAAGTGCCGTCGCTGATCCGCCACGACAACACTCTGGCCCGGCCGCTGGCTGACTACGGCACGCGCGACATGGTCGACGTGATCCTGACCAATCCGCCGTTCGGGGGCACCGAAGAACCGGGGATTGAAGGGAATTTTCCGGCCGATGTGCGCACCCGTGAAACGGCCGACCTGTTCCTGGTCCTGATCATCGAGCTGCTGAGGCACAACGGTCGTGCCGCAGTGGTGCTGCCGGATGGCACGCTGTTCGGCGAAGGCGTGAAGACCCGCATCAAGGAAAAGCTGCTGACCGAGTGCAATCTGCACACGATCGTGCGGCTCCCGAACGGTGTGTTTGCTCCATACACGGGCATCAAGACCAACCTGCTGTTCTTCACCAAAGGTACGCCGACGCGCGAGGTCTGGTATTACGAGCATCCGTACCCGACGGGCTACAAGAGCTACTCAAAAACCAAGCCGATCCGCATTGAGGAGTTTGCGACGGAAAAGGCGTGGTGGGGCAGCGAGACCGACGGCTTCGCGAGCCGTGTCGAAAACGAATTCGCCTGGAAGGTCGATATCGCGACGCTGAGGACTAGCGGCTACAACCTCGACCAGAAGAACCCGCACAAGGCGGACGAGATCAGCCATGACCCGGACGAGCTGTTGGCCCAGTACCAGCGGCTGACCTCCGAAGCGCAGGCGCTGCGCGACCAGCTGAAGGGCATCCTGGCGAACGCCTTGGAGGGCCAAGCATGA
- a CDS encoding type II toxin-antitoxin system RelE/ParE family toxin: protein MRRIEWKVQAESDLFDILDYIGHDNPDAAVELVQKIRAKVDGLRERPTLYRAGRIRGTREMIVHRNYIVFYRASDEIVTILRVKHARQQWP, encoded by the coding sequence GTGCGAAGGATTGAATGGAAGGTCCAGGCAGAAAGCGACCTGTTTGACATACTCGACTACATCGGCCACGACAATCCCGATGCAGCCGTTGAACTGGTGCAGAAGATCCGCGCCAAGGTTGATGGCCTGCGCGAGCGTCCGACGCTGTACCGTGCTGGTCGCATCCGTGGCACCCGTGAAATGATCGTTCACCGCAACTACATCGTGTTTTATCGCGCGAGCGATGAAATCGTGACGATCCTGCGTGTAAAGCACGCCCGCCAGCAGTGGCCGTGA
- a CDS encoding restriction endonuclease subunit S, whose amino-acid sequence MKLAEGFQLLASAPNCVARLRELILSLAVQGKLVPQDVMDEPATSLLQKIRRERDRQISDGKIKREKALPEILEEEKPFELPKGWEWARLADLTAVLNGRAYAKHELLDAGVPVLRVGNLFTSKQWYYSDLELEVEKYCNPGDLLYAWSASFGPFIWAGPKVIYHYHIWKLDPHCDTCLNKNFLYTFLLEKTQEIKASGHGVAMIHMTKEKMEKIVVPVAPLAEQSRIVAKVDELMRLCDELESRGRLEAEQHARLTATLFEALAASESSHALAENWSRVAAHFDLLLDRPEAVDALEQTILQLAVCGLLVKQELSDEPASELLKRIQAEKDRLIADAGMRTTARLEVPEEEKYVGEVPGWQYCRLGNLARFIDYRGRTPQKVEAGVPLITAKNVRFGFISREPREYIAEKDYSAWMTRGFPRVGDLLFTTEAPLGNIALIDITERFALAQRVICFQLHDLSIGPYLRLAIMSAQVQERFSAAASGMTATGIKASRLKEIPVAIPPLAEQRRIVARVDELRRLCAALRARLTASQTCQAYFAEALVGQAALTGPVATHTADLAVAA is encoded by the coding sequence ATGAAACTCGCTGAAGGCTTTCAGCTGCTGGCGAGCGCGCCGAACTGCGTCGCGCGTTTGCGCGAACTAATTCTGTCGCTCGCGGTGCAGGGCAAGCTGGTGCCACAGGACGTGATGGATGAGCCCGCAACCTCGCTGCTTCAAAAAATACGACGAGAGAGAGATCGGCAAATCTCAGACGGAAAAATCAAGCGCGAAAAGGCCTTGCCCGAAATTCTCGAAGAGGAAAAACCGTTTGAACTGCCGAAGGGGTGGGAGTGGGCGCGGCTCGCCGATCTCACGGCAGTGCTCAACGGTCGGGCATACGCGAAGCACGAGCTGCTTGATGCCGGTGTTCCTGTTTTGAGGGTGGGGAACCTCTTCACTTCAAAACAGTGGTACTACTCGGACTTGGAGCTAGAAGTAGAAAAGTACTGCAACCCCGGTGACCTGTTATATGCGTGGTCCGCATCGTTTGGCCCGTTCATTTGGGCTGGCCCGAAGGTGATCTACCACTACCACATATGGAAGCTGGATCCACATTGCGACACCTGCTTAAACAAGAACTTCCTCTACACCTTTCTTCTTGAGAAAACACAAGAAATAAAGGCATCGGGTCATGGCGTCGCGATGATTCACATGACAAAGGAGAAAATGGAGAAGATTGTAGTTCCGGTCGCACCTTTGGCTGAACAGTCGCGCATTGTCGCCAAAGTCGACGAACTGATGCGTCTGTGTGACGAACTGGAAAGCCGTGGCCGGCTGGAGGCGGAGCAGCATGCGCGGCTGACCGCCACACTGTTCGAGGCACTGGCCGCGAGCGAATCGTCGCATGCGCTTGCCGAAAACTGGTCGCGCGTCGCCGCCCACTTCGACCTGCTGCTCGACCGGCCGGAAGCGGTCGATGCGCTCGAGCAGACCATTTTGCAGCTCGCCGTATGCGGCCTGCTGGTGAAGCAAGAGCTGAGCGATGAACCGGCTAGCGAGTTATTGAAACGAATTCAAGCCGAGAAAGATCGGCTCATAGCAGATGCTGGGATGCGTACGACCGCCCGACTGGAAGTTCCAGAAGAGGAGAAGTACGTGGGCGAGGTTCCCGGCTGGCAGTACTGTCGTTTGGGTAACCTGGCTCGCTTCATCGACTATCGTGGCAGGACACCTCAGAAGGTTGAGGCGGGTGTCCCGTTAATCACGGCGAAGAATGTTCGATTTGGATTTATAAGTCGCGAGCCCCGTGAATACATCGCTGAAAAAGACTATTCAGCATGGATGACCCGTGGCTTTCCTAGAGTTGGTGACTTGCTTTTTACGACCGAAGCCCCGCTCGGCAACATAGCGCTAATCGACATCACCGAACGATTCGCCTTGGCTCAGCGCGTCATTTGCTTTCAGTTGCATGACCTGTCTATAGGTCCGTACCTTCGATTAGCTATCATGTCTGCGCAAGTGCAAGAGCGATTTTCTGCCGCGGCATCCGGGATGACTGCGACGGGCATCAAGGCGTCGCGTCTCAAGGAGATACCTGTTGCTATCCCACCCTTAGCTGAACAGCGTCGCATTGTCGCCCGCGTCGACGAGTTGCGCCGCCTGTGTGCTGCCCTGCGCGCACGCCTGACCGCAAGCCAGACCTGTCAGGCCTATTTCGCTGAAGCGCTGGTCGGGCAGGCGGCGTTAACCGGGCCGGTGGCGACGCACACTGCCGACCTGGCAGTGGCCGCCTGA
- a CDS encoding replication initiation protein, producing the protein MKTAAEKLEAQDGALSDRFVNMSNALTRAAQGLKLIEKRLISSAIAQSDSVELRKLAAALGPNQGWMVKLSAQDYADTFGVDQPTAYVQLREAAESIFNKYIRTVEQTRRGEKERKYRWVSGNTYHHGEGWVEINFAPEVAPFLLGLRKEFTTYKLKHTAALRSVYSWRLMEMFAQYRDTGLVRISFDDFCHAMEAPPSCLKDFGQLRRRVIDPAVAELTGKDGLLIEWKPTKNGGRKVTGLEFTFQPNPQLFLL; encoded by the coding sequence ATGAAAACCGCAGCCGAGAAGCTTGAGGCACAGGACGGCGCCCTTTCCGATCGCTTCGTGAACATGAGCAACGCCCTAACGCGCGCCGCGCAGGGACTCAAGCTCATCGAGAAGCGCCTGATCTCGTCGGCGATTGCACAGAGCGATTCTGTTGAGCTGCGCAAGCTCGCTGCAGCTCTTGGGCCGAACCAGGGATGGATGGTGAAGCTGTCCGCACAGGACTACGCCGACACGTTCGGAGTAGACCAGCCTACCGCGTATGTACAGCTGCGCGAGGCGGCCGAATCTATTTTCAACAAGTACATTCGGACGGTCGAACAGACACGGCGCGGCGAGAAAGAGCGCAAGTACAGATGGGTCTCAGGCAATACGTATCATCATGGCGAGGGATGGGTCGAGATCAACTTTGCGCCCGAGGTTGCGCCTTTCCTGCTGGGCCTGCGCAAGGAGTTCACCACGTACAAGCTCAAGCACACCGCCGCGTTGCGATCTGTCTATTCATGGCGGCTGATGGAGATGTTCGCACAGTACCGTGACACCGGCTTAGTGCGGATCAGTTTCGACGACTTCTGTCATGCAATGGAGGCGCCTCCGAGCTGCCTCAAGGATTTTGGCCAGCTAAGGCGTCGTGTGATCGACCCGGCCGTTGCAGAGCTCACTGGCAAGGACGGTTTGCTGATCGAGTGGAAACCGACAAAGAACGGCGGCCGAAAAGTGACGGGGCTCGAATTCACGTTCCAACCGAACCCCCAGTTGTTTCTTCTCTGA
- a CDS encoding stability/partitioning determinant yields the protein MSERANPLKGLNIADEFPVKAPHGRKPMLAPEAIEKLSQDNDFPSRQPAPTRSAEPARKQRRYTTGRNVQIPVKGTAETKALLEALADELQEPYGEVIARALAALRRELGGK from the coding sequence ATGAGCGAACGCGCAAACCCTCTTAAGGGACTGAACATCGCCGACGAATTTCCGGTCAAGGCGCCGCATGGGAGAAAGCCTATGTTAGCGCCCGAGGCTATCGAAAAACTGTCGCAAGACAACGACTTCCCGAGCCGACAACCTGCGCCGACTAGGTCTGCAGAGCCAGCCCGCAAACAGCGACGCTATACGACAGGCCGGAACGTGCAGATCCCGGTGAAGGGAACTGCCGAGACAAAGGCCTTGCTGGAGGCGTTGGCCGATGAACTGCAGGAGCCATACGGTGAAGTCATAGCGCGTGCGCTCGCGGCACTCCGGCGTGAACTAGGCGGGAAATAG